A genomic region of Manihot esculenta cultivar AM560-2 chromosome 15, M.esculenta_v8, whole genome shotgun sequence contains the following coding sequences:
- the LOC110600810 gene encoding putative pentatricopeptide repeat-containing protein At1g12700, mitochondrial — MASGIFTSSWSFFYLRLQRGLSPSLFHTRRIHCFPSRFSSRSSSRSSSCSSVPKPEHSQPSSDLDDALASFNHFIHMRPLPPRFAFNRILSALMRMNQHPMIFPLSRKIDSLGSSPDFYSLTILIKSFCRLHHVNFALSVLGKMLKSGFNPDMFTFNTLINGFCMEGKIERAVEFFSELIAGGYQPDVCSYNTVISSACKLGEKDLAAGLLKQMAERGCEPNLVTYTAIIGAFCRDKLVDEALDMLRQMRIRGISPDVVTYTCLIDGLCKVDKWNQAVDLFKQMESQNISPTVVTFNILIDTLFKKGMTSDAERMIKMMLHRGIQPSVVTCCSMMDGYCERRQMDKAREVFDLMVRTGVANAFSYNILINGYCKSKKIDEATKVFDEMPQKGRHQTARKVFNDMLSHGQQPSIVTFSVMLDGLCRIGELLEAIRLFKTMENSPVKPNCVIYTILIDGMLRAGKFNDAKRLLARLFVIGLTPDAFTYSTIIKGLCKEGLLNYAYKIFRRMEDSGCPPDDCCYNVIIQGFLRHEDEAKASELIQEMIDRGFYADATTIELVILFSRFDDSILRKLRNPYEDFEGVDVKWDFNIQR, encoded by the exons ATGGCGTCCGGTATTTTCACAAGTTCTTGGAGTTTCTTCTACCTTCGTTTGCAAAGAGGTCTTTCTCCTTCTTTATTTCATACCCGTCGCATCCACTGCTTCCCTTCTCGTTTTTCGTCTCGTTCTTCTTCTCgttcttcttcttgttcttcCGTTCCGAAACCTGAACACTCTCAGCCTTCCTCAGACCTTGATGATGCTCTGGCTTCTTTTAATCACTTCATTCATATGCGTCCTCTGCCTCCTAGATTTGCGTTCAATAGGATTTTATCTGCTCTTATGAGAATGAATCAACATCCCATGATCTTTCCCTTGTCCAGAAAAATTGACTCTCTAGGAAGCTCACCCGATTTTTATTCTCTTACCATCTTGATTAAATCATTCTGTCGCCTACACCATGTCAATTTTGCCCTTTCCGTCTTGGGTAAAATGTTGAAATCTGGATTTAATCCCGACATGTTTACATTTAATACCTTAATCAATGGATTCTGTATGGAAGGAAAAATCGAGAGAGCAGTAGAATTTTTCAGTGAACTGATTGCGGGAGGTTATCAACCTGATGTTTGTTCTTACAATACGGTGATAAGCAGTGCATGTAAACTTGGGGAAAAAGATTTGGCTGCTGGGTTGCTGAAGCAAATGGCAGAGAGGGGTTGCGAGCCAAATTTGGTGACTTACACTGCAATAATCGGTGCCTTTTGCAGGGATAAGTTAGTAGATGAAGCTTTGGACATGTTACGTCAAATGAGGATTAGAGGCATTTCCCCTGACGTTGTCACTTACACATGCTTAATTGATGGTCTTTGCAAAGTAGACAAATGGAATCAAGCCGTGGACCTGTTCAAACAAATGGAGAGTCAAAATATATCGCCAACCGTTGTTACCTTCAATATATTGATTGACACTCTTTTCAAGAAAGGAATGACTTCAGATGCTGAACGTATGATCAAGATGATGCTTCACCGTGGTATTCAGCCTAGTGTTGTCACTTGTTGTTCAATGATGGACGGATATTGTGAACGTCGCCAAATGGACAAAGCTAGGGAAGTATTTGATTTGATGGTAAGAACTGGCGTAGCTAATGCCTTTAGCTACAATATCTTGATTAATGGTTACTGCAAGAGCAAAAAAATAGATGAGGCAACAAAAGTTTTTGATGAAATGCCTCAAAAAG GGAGGCATCAGACTGCACGAAAGGTTTTCAATGACATGCTTTCTCATGGTCAGCAGCCAAGTATAGTAACTTTCTCAGTAATGCTTGATGGCTTGTGCAGGATTGGGGAGCTTCTTGAGGCAATAAGACTATTTAAAACAATGGAGAACAGTCCAGTGAAGCCTAACTGTGTGATCTATACCATTTTGATTGATGGTATGCTCAGAGCTGGGAAATTTAATGATGCCAAAAGACTGCTTGCTAGGCTTTTTGTAATTGGATTGACGCCTGATGCTTTCACATATAGTACAATAATAAAAGGATTGTGCAAGGAAGGATTATTAAATTACGCATACAAGATTTTTAGACGAATGGAAGACAGTGGATGTCCACCGGATGACTGCTGTTACAATGTCATCATTCAAGGGTTTCTCAGGCATGAAGACGAAGCAAAAGCTTCAGAACTTATTCAGGAAATGATTGATAGGGGATTTTATGCAGATGCCACCACCATAGAATTGGTAATCCTTTTCTCGCGCTTTGACGATTCCATTCTGAGGAAACTAAGAAATCCTTATGAAGATTTTGAAGGTGTAGATGTTAAGTGGGATTTCAACATTCAACGCTGA